A genomic window from Engraulis encrasicolus isolate BLACKSEA-1 chromosome 14, IST_EnEncr_1.0, whole genome shotgun sequence includes:
- the mafbb gene encoding v-maf avian musculoaponeurotic fibrosarcoma oncogene homolog Bb, producing MAAELHHLTVAKNQGGLDFANDFDFMKFDVKKEQLLGLDRTFIQQCQVQTPGSLSTTPMSTPCNSEPSSPGFSPTGQRNNQDEFYWAMASGAYPSHLDQHALGLPEDAVEALVANSVHGHPSSPQMHSSYPQAEFDAYRAAQQYPAQHHLQQQYGLPHHPGSLQGHPGVPNAGKSEYPSRQDLDEMSPSLTQQQLSLQHQQYHQTRHERNGGVESRFSDDQLVSMSVRELNRHLRGLTKEDVIRLKQKRRTLKNRGYAQSCRHKRVQQKHVLEHEKTSLVSQVEHLKLELNRLVRERDAYKLKCERLAGGNGFRETGSTSDSPSSPEFLM from the coding sequence atggcAGCTGAACTACACCATTTGACCGTTGCAAAGAATCAAGGGGGACTGGACTTCGCCAACGACTTTGACTTCATGAAATTTGACGTAAAAAAAGAACAATTACTGGGACTCGACCGCACCTTCATTCAGCAGTGCCAGGTCCAAACTCCAGGCTCGTTGTCCACAACACCGATGAGCACCCCTTGCAACTCCGAGCCCTCGTCGCCTGGCTTCAGTCCAACTGGGCAAAGGAACAACCAAGACGAGTTCTACTGGGCCATGGCCAGTGGCGCCTACCCGTCTCATCTGGACCAGCATGCCCTGGGGCTACCAGAAGATGCTGTGGAGGCCCTTGTTGCAAACTCAGTTCATGGTCATCCATCGTCACCTCAGATGCACTCGTCTTATCCGCAGGCAGAGTTTGATGCGTACCGAGCAGCACAACAATATCCGGCACAGCATCATCTCCAGCAGCAGTATGGGCTCCCGCATCACCCAGGCTCACTCCAGGGTCACCCCGGGGTGCCAAATGCAGGGAAGAGCGAATACCCGAGCAGGCAAGACCTCGATGAAATGTCGCCATCGCTGACACAACAGCAGCTAAGTTTGCAGCATCAGCAATATCACCAGACTCGACACGAGAGGAACGGGGGGGTTGAGAGCCGCTTTTCAGACGACCAGCTTGTGTCCATGTCAGTGAGGGAGCTGAACCGTCATCTTCGGGGCCTGACCAAAGAGGACGTGATCCGCTTGAAGCAGAAACGCAGGACCCTCAAGAACCGGGGTTACGCACAGTCCTGCCGCCACAAACGTGTGCAGCAGAAGCACGTCTTGGAGCACGAGAAAACCAGCCTCGTGTCTCAGGTGGAGCATCTGAAGCTGGAGCTCAACCGCCTGGTTCGAGAAAGAGACGCATATAAACTCAAGTGTGAGAGACTGGCTGGAGGCAACGGTTTTCGCGAAACTGGGTCCACTAGTGACAGTCCGTCCTCGCCCGAATTTTTAATGTGA